A window from Salvia miltiorrhiza cultivar Shanhuang (shh) chromosome 2, IMPLAD_Smil_shh, whole genome shotgun sequence encodes these proteins:
- the LOC131008420 gene encoding UDP-glucuronate 4-epimerase 6-like — protein MDSSVPFSHILHLATQAGVWYAIQNPLSYVNSNITGFVTLLEVAKAADPQPAIVWASTSTPTHRSFSPSPTAPTAPPASTRPPRKPARPSRTLGVGRLGIGGRGSKGINVYVTQEDKEVARDFTYIDDIVKGCVGALDMAEKSTCKAGKK, from the exons ATGGACTCATCAGTCCCCTTCTCCCACATTCTCCACCTGGCTACGCAGGCCGGCGTCTGGTACGCCATCCAGAACCCCCTCTCCTACGTCAACTCCAACATCACCGGCTTCGTCACCCTCCTGGAGGTGGCCAAGGCCGCCGATCCCCAGCCCGCCATCGTGTGGGCCTCTACGTCAACTCCAACACATAGGTCCTTTTCTCCGAGTCCGACCGCACCTACCGCCCCACCAGCTTCTACGCGGCCACCAAGAAAGCCGGCGAGGCCATCGCGTACACTAGGGGTGGGAAGattgggtatcgg GGGAAGGGGATCGAAGGGGATCAACGTGTATGTCACGCAGGAGGACAAGGAGGTGGCGCGTGACTTCACCTACATCGATGACATCGTCAAGGGTTGCGTCGGGGCGCTCGACATGGCTGAGAAGAGCACATGCAAGGCCGGGAAGAAGTAG
- the LOC131012358 gene encoding PLASMODESMATA CALLOSE-BINDING PROTEIN 5-like — MAPRISSQLLFLFSISLDAALAAGGGEAAARELWCVAKNNAEDAALQSALDWACGPGGADCGPIQNGGPCYDASDVARTASYAFNDYYVKNRNSDDSCSFSNTAAVTDLNPSHGNCKFHSSSGASNGNLSGGGAGIAGADTSDLSSSNSIVGWDGGSILILFFVIVRLFV; from the exons ATGGCACCGCGAATCTCCTCTCAGTTACTCTTTCTCTTCTCCATCTCCCTCGACGCAGCATTAGCCGCGGGCGGCGGAGAAGCGGCGGCGAGGGAGCTGTGGTGCGTGGCGAAGAACAACGCGGAGGACGCAGCCTTGCAGTCCGCCCTCGACTGGGCGTGTGGGCCCGGCGGGGCGGACTGCGGACCCATCCAAAATGGTGGGCCCTGCTACGACGCGTCCGACGTGGCTCGGACGGCGTCGTACGCCTTCAATGACTACTATGTCAAGAATCGCAACTCCGACGACAGCTGCAGTTTTAGCAACACCGCTGCCGTTACCGACCTCAACCCCA GTCACGGTAATTGCAAATTCCACTCAAG CTCAGGAGCAAGTAATGGGAACTTGAGTGGAGGCGGAGCGGGCATAGCCGGGGCGGATACTTCAGACTTAAGCAGTAGTAACTCAATTGTTGGATGGGATGGGGGTTCCATTCTCATTCTCTTCTTTGTGATTGTGCGGCTCTTCGTTTAG
- the LOC131012357 gene encoding uncharacterized protein LOC131012357 → MNTSLLQRPLLFQFPVNFCTDYDITMLKCNSFSKRSSFSCRCIKNEKKSESHQGFSVFTTDPHPQRDIGSIWSSMGFYVFSIHVPLSFGGLSAAAKLLHQPVLDPQTSAYLMLAIQTLEFSIVLLLLKYPSKPQYNLPDFFRANKSSKQRSWLLASVLGFGVLLSLVFITSYFTDRLIGPKDVNNPILKEIVTSGPSSATASVLAYCIVTPLLEEVIYRGFLMTSLASTMNWQLAVTISSVVFSASHFSSENFLQLLVVGFVLGCSYCWTGNLSASISIHSLYNALILYLTYIS, encoded by the exons ATGAATACATCTCTGCTGCAGAGACCTCTGCTGTTCCAATTTCCGGTGAATTTCTGCACGGATTACGACATTACGATGCTGAAATGCAATTCTTTCAGCAAAAGATCTTCTTTCAGCTGTCGCTGCatcaaaaatgagaaaaaatcaGAATCTCATCAG GGTTTCTCAGTTTTCACAACAGATCCTCATCCTCAACGTGATATTGGAAGTATATGGAGCTCTATGGGTTTTTATGTGTTCAGCATTCATGTCCCATTGAGTTTTGGCGGTCTTTCTGCTGCTGCGAAGTTATTGCATCAACCTGTCCTCGATCCACAGACCTCA GCATACTTAATGCTCGCAATCCAAACCTTGGAGTTTAGCATTGTTCTGCTGCTCCTAAAGTACCCCAGTAAGCCTCAGTACAATCTTCCAGATTTCTTCCGTGCAAACAAATCTTCAAAACAACGAAGCTGGCTGCTGGCGTCGGTGCTTGGGTTTGGAGTCCTTCTGTCATTGGTTTTTATCACTTCATATTTTACTGACAGATTGATTGGCCCCAAG GATGTGAACAATCCCATCCTCAAGGAGATTGTCACCAGCGGCCCGAGTTCTGCAACTGCCAGCGTTCTTGCCTACTGCATTGTCACACCGTTGCTGGAAGAAGTCATCTACAGAGGTTTCCTCATGACATCTCTGGCCTCCACGATGAACTGGCAACTAGCAGTTACAATCAGTTCCGTTGTTTTCAGTGCATCCCACTTCTCCAGTGAGAATTTCTTGCAACTCCTCGTTGTTGGCTTCGTACTCGGATGCTCTTATTGTTGGACAGGGAACTTGAGTGCATCAATATCCATACATTCACTGTACAATGCCCTGATCCTGTATTTAACATATATATCATGA